A portion of the Clostridium gelidum genome contains these proteins:
- a CDS encoding M56 family metallopeptidase — protein MEWLDFIFKMSLSGSILFLIMFIFKPLTKKIFSDTWHYYMLVITLLIFILPIGSFVTLPKIVDYKVPTPIETVNKITQNNKISNVKQDNNKEITQDNNEEKTVEKNKTSIEETKTSYSMSAKQIILYIWIVGAILFLTKEIHVYRSFYIKLKSMSDEIQDDSYEHGVLEVCKKSLKINKTIIIKECSRIKSPMITGISKPVITIPKMEYNENKLEMIFTHELIHYKRKDLVVKTIALIVNVINWFNPIVYIIRNSINVTCELSLDEQLVKNLDKSKRKYYGETILELIEYSQKKSLVLGASVCKSRKELETRLKKIIYFKKSKKAIACISIIATIIITSTSVFAANNITSNSIIKPDEFAVFVSNDGLYMSQIKENNSVKLDEGTQIKLPEISKDGLFVAYTKNDNLYICNIKTNEKEEVAKDIVSYNFDSKGDLIYSTKNTGMAMYNTNTKESASLISNEYTYYNINCDSKNKIYANKNSEYTQGKDLYSKPLGIISYDLDNKVEKLILEGKEGTNKEIGEEYTKSDIFESLGSTPTISQISKDDKYIYIWNRPKSGSASADMTEYAVYDILNNKLIESSKDNNMYALGYKNNISQNPVNSDLVALNAGNGREMYNNKTLGILNTKTNAFINLLPENQVSMTPSYSDDGKNILYSSAKTLEDIHNSGNLKTWQSEPHNIYEVNAETQKITQITNGKYFDFMPKYLSDNEILFVRGDGDSFSLWKTKDGVETKLGDSLSFNSDSKTYTHSWYYGHYETEMVMDVFTK, from the coding sequence ATGGAATGGTTAGATTTCATTTTTAAAATGTCACTTAGTGGAAGCATATTATTTTTAATTATGTTTATATTTAAACCACTTACAAAAAAAATATTTAGTGATACTTGGCATTATTATATGTTGGTTATAACACTTTTAATTTTCATTTTACCTATAGGAAGTTTTGTAACATTACCTAAAATAGTAGATTATAAAGTTCCCACACCTATAGAAACAGTAAATAAAATAACACAAAATAATAAAATATCCAATGTAAAGCAAGATAATAATAAAGAAATAACACAAGATAATAATGAAGAAAAAACTGTAGAAAAAAATAAGACAAGCATTGAGGAGACAAAGACATCTTATTCAATGTCTGCAAAACAAATAATACTATATATTTGGATAGTAGGAGCTATATTGTTTTTAACAAAAGAAATACATGTTTATCGATCTTTTTATATAAAGCTAAAGAGCATGAGCGATGAAATACAAGATGATAGTTATGAACATGGTGTTTTAGAAGTGTGCAAAAAAAGCTTAAAAATAAATAAAACAATAATAATTAAAGAATGTTCAAGAATAAAAAGTCCAATGATAACGGGAATATCTAAACCAGTAATTACAATACCTAAGATGGAATATAATGAAAATAAACTTGAAATGATATTTACACATGAATTAATTCATTATAAACGTAAAGACTTAGTTGTAAAAACAATAGCATTAATAGTAAATGTTATAAATTGGTTTAACCCTATTGTTTATATTATTAGAAATAGTATAAATGTAACTTGTGAATTATCATTAGATGAGCAGCTAGTTAAAAATTTAGATAAATCAAAGAGAAAATATTATGGAGAAACAATTTTAGAATTAATAGAGTATTCACAAAAGAAATCATTAGTTCTTGGTGCATCAGTTTGTAAAAGTAGAAAGGAGCTTGAAACAAGGTTGAAAAAGATTATATATTTTAAAAAATCAAAAAAAGCAATTGCTTGTATATCAATTATAGCTACTATAATTATTACATCTACAAGTGTATTTGCTGCAAATAATATTACATCGAACAGTATTATTAAACCAGATGAATTTGCTGTATTTGTATCAAATGATGGTTTATATATGTCACAGATTAAGGAAAATAACTCAGTTAAGCTTGATGAAGGAACACAAATTAAATTACCTGAAATATCTAAAGATGGTTTGTTTGTTGCATATACAAAAAATGATAATTTATATATATGTAATATAAAAACTAACGAAAAAGAAGAAGTAGCAAAAGATATAGTGTCATATAACTTTGATAGCAAAGGTGATTTGATTTATTCTACAAAGAATACAGGAATGGCAATGTATAACACTAATACAAAAGAATCAGCGAGTCTTATTAGTAATGAATATACATATTATAATATTAATTGTGATAGTAAGAATAAGATATATGCTAACAAGAATTCCGAATATACTCAAGGAAAGGACTTATATTCAAAACCACTTGGAATAATTAGTTATGACTTAGATAATAAAGTAGAAAAACTTATTTTAGAAGGAAAAGAAGGAACTAATAAAGAAATTGGAGAAGAATATACAAAGTCTGATATATTTGAATCACTTGGATCAACTCCTACAATTTCACAAATATCCAAGGATGATAAATATATATATATATGGAACAGACCTAAGTCTGGTTCAGCATCAGCAGATATGACAGAATATGCAGTATATGATATTTTAAATAATAAATTAATAGAATCTAGTAAGGATAATAATATGTATGCGCTAGGATATAAAAATAATATTTCTCAAAATCCAGTAAATAGTGATCTTGTAGCATTAAATGCAGGAAATGGAAGGGAAATGTATAATAATAAAACTTTGGGTATTTTAAATACAAAAACAAATGCGTTTATAAATTTACTTCCTGAAAATCAAGTTTCAATGACACCAAGTTATTCTGATGATGGGAAAAATATTTTGTATTCATCAGCGAAGACGTTAGAAGATATACACAATTCAGGAAATTTGAAAACATGGCAAAGTGAGCCTCACAATATTTATGAAGTAAATGCGGAAACACAAAAAATAACACAAATCACTAATGGTAAATATTTTGATTTCATGCCTAAATATTTATCCGATAATGAAATATTATTTGTACGAGGCGATGGAGATTCATTTAGCTTGTGGAAAACAAAGGATGGAGTTGAAACTAAACTTGGAGATTCATTAAGTTTTAATTCTGATAGTAAAACTTATACACATAGTTGGTATTATGGACATTATGAAACTGAAATGG
- a CDS encoding BlaI/MecI/CopY family transcriptional regulator, translated as MKLTKISDAEMEIMKIIWKGNKQITTADILEKLPKENSWKTTTVMTLVTRLIEKGILSVIKVGKLNHYSPKVTEEEYKEAQTNVFLDDMFNGSVKSFMATLYNSRKISKKDIADLKNWIKEV; from the coding sequence ATGAAATTAACGAAAATTTCAGATGCAGAAATGGAAATAATGAAGATTATATGGAAAGGAAATAAACAAATTACTACAGCAGATATTTTAGAAAAGTTACCCAAAGAAAACTCATGGAAAACTACTACAGTAATGACACTTGTAACAAGATTAATTGAAAAAGGAATTTTAAGTGTAATCAAAGTGGGAAAATTAAATCATTATTCTCCTAAAGTTACGGAAGAAGAGTATAAAGAAGCTCAAACCAATGTTTTTTTGGATGATATGTTTAATGGCTCAGTTAAAAGTTTTATGGCAACCCTTTATAATAGTAGAAAAATAAGTAAAAAAGATATTGCAGATTTGAAGAATTGGATTAAAGAGGTATAA
- the purM gene encoding phosphoribosylformylglycinamidine cyclo-ligase produces the protein MITYKEAGVNIEEGYKSVKLIKEYAARTMSEYVLNGLGSFAGMVELPSGYEKPVLVSGTDGVGTKLEIAFKNKKYDTVGIDCVAMCVNDILCHGAKPLFFLDYIACGKLEAEVASDLVKGVSDGCVESDCALIGGETAEMPGFYSDGEYDMAGFAVGIADKDKIINGSNIKDGDKLIGIASSGVHSNGYSLIRKVFPDLNEEFNGEEVWKTLITPTKIYVKPVLKLLESYEIKGMAHVTGGGFIENVPRMFNGGDFTAVIKKDSYPLPAIFERIVEKGVDKDHMYNTFNMGIGFVLAVKEADVAPIIKALVEMGEKAYEIGYVTSGGEGICLK, from the coding sequence ATGATTACTTACAAAGAAGCCGGAGTTAATATAGAAGAAGGATACAAATCAGTTAAATTAATAAAAGAATATGCAGCTAGAACTATGAGCGAATATGTACTAAACGGACTTGGTAGTTTTGCAGGAATGGTTGAATTACCATCAGGATATGAAAAGCCAGTTTTAGTTTCAGGAACTGATGGAGTAGGAACTAAGCTTGAAATTGCATTTAAAAACAAGAAATATGATACAGTTGGAATTGACTGCGTAGCTATGTGCGTAAATGATATTTTATGTCATGGAGCTAAACCTTTATTTTTCTTAGATTATATAGCTTGTGGAAAACTTGAAGCTGAAGTCGCTTCAGATTTAGTTAAGGGTGTCTCAGATGGTTGTGTAGAATCTGATTGCGCTTTAATTGGAGGAGAAACAGCTGAAATGCCTGGTTTCTATTCAGATGGTGAATATGATATGGCCGGATTTGCCGTGGGTATTGCAGATAAAGATAAAATCATAAACGGTAGCAATATCAAAGATGGAGATAAATTAATTGGGATAGCTTCTTCAGGAGTTCATTCTAATGGTTATTCATTAATTAGAAAAGTATTCCCAGATTTAAATGAAGAATTTAATGGCGAAGAAGTATGGAAGACATTAATTACTCCAACTAAGATTTATGTGAAGCCAGTACTTAAATTATTAGAAAGTTATGAAATTAAAGGAATGGCTCATGTTACTGGTGGAGGATTTATTGAAAATGTTCCAAGAATGTTCAACGGTGGAGATTTTACAGCTGTAATTAAAAAGGATTCATATCCACTTCCAGCTATATTTGAAAGAATCGTTGAAAAAGGTGTAGATAAAGATCATATGTACAATACCTTCAATATGGGAATTGGATTTGTTCTTGCGGTTAAAGAAGCAGATGTTGCACCTATTATTAAAGCTTTAGTAGAAATGGGAGAAAAAGCTTATGAAATAGGATATGTAACATCTGGGGGTGAAGGTATTTGTTTAAAATAG
- the purH gene encoding bifunctional phosphoribosylaminoimidazolecarboxamide formyltransferase/IMP cyclohydrolase, which produces MNKRALISVFDKDGVLDFAKFLVSKDVEIVSTGGTYKYLKGNGLNVIEINEVTNFPEMLDGRVKTLHPLVHAGILAIRDNEEHMNTLKERDIHTIDYVVVNLYPFFEKVKEDLEFEEKVEFIDIGGPTMLRAAAKNFQDVVVISDKNDYKVVMEEVEANGVTSLKTKKKLAGKVFNLMSAYDGAISNFLLADDEEEYPEYLSVSYKKMQGLRYGENSHQSAAVYSSTMLDGAMNTFDILNGKELSYNNFKDCDIAWKCANEFDEPACCALKHNTPCGVAVGTDNYEAYMKAYEVDPTSIFGGIIGFNRKVDKRTAEEMVKIFLEVIAAPEYDEDALEVLKTKKNLRVLKFNNTPKADKCMVTVDGAMLVQEEDSKLIEEIKVVTEKKPTDEEMKDLLFGMKVVKYVKSNAIVVAHDGIALGIGGGQVNRIWPTEDALKRGTGATILASDAFFPFGDVAEIAAKSGIKAIIQPGGSVRDQESIDVCNKYGIAMVFTGFRHFKH; this is translated from the coding sequence GTGAATAAGAGAGCTTTAATAAGTGTATTTGATAAAGATGGAGTTTTAGATTTTGCTAAATTTTTAGTATCCAAGGATGTTGAAATTGTATCAACAGGTGGGACTTATAAATACTTAAAAGGAAATGGTTTAAATGTAATTGAAATTAACGAAGTCACAAATTTTCCTGAAATGTTAGATGGAAGAGTCAAGACTCTTCATCCATTAGTTCATGCAGGAATTCTTGCTATACGCGATAATGAAGAACATATGAATACATTAAAAGAAAGAGATATTCATACAATAGATTATGTTGTAGTAAATCTATATCCATTTTTTGAAAAAGTTAAAGAAGATTTAGAATTTGAAGAAAAGGTTGAATTTATAGATATCGGTGGACCTACAATGCTTAGAGCTGCAGCCAAGAACTTCCAAGATGTTGTAGTAATTTCTGATAAGAATGACTATAAGGTTGTCATGGAAGAAGTTGAAGCAAATGGTGTAACTTCTTTAAAGACTAAGAAGAAATTAGCAGGTAAGGTATTTAATCTTATGAGTGCTTATGATGGTGCTATTTCAAACTTCTTATTAGCAGATGATGAAGAAGAATACCCAGAATATCTTTCTGTTTCATACAAGAAGATGCAAGGCTTAAGATACGGAGAAAATTCACATCAAAGCGCAGCGGTTTATTCTTCTACAATGCTTGATGGGGCTATGAACACTTTTGATATATTAAATGGGAAAGAATTATCTTACAATAATTTTAAAGATTGTGATATTGCTTGGAAATGTGCTAATGAATTCGATGAGCCAGCATGTTGTGCTTTAAAACATAATACACCTTGTGGAGTAGCAGTTGGTACTGATAACTATGAAGCTTATATGAAAGCTTATGAGGTAGATCCAACTTCAATATTTGGTGGGATTATTGGCTTTAATAGAAAAGTAGACAAGAGAACAGCTGAAGAAATGGTTAAGATTTTCTTAGAAGTTATAGCAGCACCAGAGTATGATGAAGATGCTTTAGAGGTATTAAAAACTAAAAAGAATCTAAGAGTTCTTAAGTTTAACAATACACCAAAAGCTGATAAATGCATGGTTACAGTTGACGGAGCAATGCTAGTTCAAGAAGAAGATAGCAAGTTAATTGAAGAAATAAAAGTTGTAACTGAAAAGAAACCAACTGATGAGGAAATGAAAGATTTATTATTTGGTATGAAGGTAGTTAAATATGTTAAATCAAATGCTATAGTTGTAGCTCATGATGGAATAGCACTTGGAATTGGTGGAGGTCAAGTTAATAGAATTTGGCCAACTGAAGATGCTCTAAAGAGAGGAACAGGAGCTACAATATTAGCTTCAGATGCTTTCTTCCCATTTGGAGACGTTGCAGAAATAGCAGCAAAGTCTGGTATAAAAGCAATAATACAACCAGGTGGATCTGTTCGAGATCAAGAATCTATAGATGTTTGTAACAAATATGGAATTGCAATGGTATTTACAGGATTTAGACATTTTAAACATTAG
- the purF gene encoding amidophosphoribosyltransferase, protein MNNPNFELIMDPSNDKFKDECGVFGVYANNPIDVASMTYYGLYALQHRGQESAGIAVADGEKIDIHKGLGLITEAFKQDDLQKLKGHIAIGHVRYSTAGGKGIENAQPILAMSKMGPIAMAHNGTLVNADVIKELLEDGGQIFHTSTDSEVISCLIARSAKKGFAKAVVDAMSAIRGSFALTIMSKDKLIGARDPHGIRPLCLGKIDEGYVLASESCALDAIGAELIRDIEPGEIVIIDAEGVHSYRYSENTQCQTCAFEYIYFARPDSRIDGLEVHTTRVKAGEQLFKEHPLKADLVIAVPDSGIPAAIGYAKASGIPYDTGFIKNRYVGRTFISPSQEIRERAVAVKLNPLKVNLEGKNVILIDDSIVRGTTSKHLVESLRRAGVKEISFLIASPGVKYPCYFGIDTPYRSELVAANNTVEEIRDMIGADYLGYLSEEGVYKSCVGKEGFCMGCFNGVYPVAAPVENQVQ, encoded by the coding sequence ATGAATAATCCAAATTTTGAATTAATAATGGATCCAAGTAATGATAAATTTAAGGATGAGTGTGGAGTTTTTGGTGTTTATGCCAATAATCCTATAGATGTTGCATCTATGACTTATTATGGACTTTATGCCCTTCAACACAGAGGACAAGAAAGTGCAGGAATAGCAGTTGCGGATGGAGAAAAAATTGACATACATAAAGGTTTAGGTCTAATTACAGAAGCATTTAAACAAGATGATTTACAAAAATTAAAGGGTCATATAGCTATAGGCCATGTAAGATATTCAACTGCTGGAGGAAAAGGCATTGAAAATGCTCAACCGATATTAGCTATGTCAAAAATGGGACCAATAGCTATGGCTCACAACGGAACCTTGGTAAATGCTGATGTAATAAAAGAATTGCTTGAAGATGGAGGACAAATTTTTCATACTTCAACAGATTCAGAAGTAATTTCTTGTCTTATAGCAAGAAGTGCAAAAAAAGGTTTTGCAAAAGCAGTAGTTGATGCTATGTCAGCTATTAGAGGATCATTTGCATTAACTATTATGTCAAAAGACAAATTAATTGGAGCTAGAGATCCTCATGGAATTAGACCACTTTGTCTTGGTAAAATTGATGAAGGATATGTATTAGCTTCAGAAAGTTGTGCATTAGATGCAATAGGCGCTGAACTTATAAGAGATATAGAACCAGGGGAAATAGTTATAATAGACGCAGAGGGCGTACATTCATATAGATATTCTGAAAATACTCAATGTCAAACTTGTGCTTTCGAATATATATATTTTGCAAGACCAGACTCAAGAATTGATGGACTTGAAGTACATACAACTAGAGTAAAAGCTGGAGAACAATTATTTAAGGAACATCCATTAAAGGCTGACCTAGTTATTGCTGTTCCAGATTCAGGAATACCAGCAGCTATAGGATATGCAAAGGCATCTGGAATACCTTATGATACTGGATTTATTAAAAACAGATATGTTGGAAGAACTTTTATATCACCATCTCAAGAAATAAGAGAGAGAGCAGTTGCTGTAAAATTAAATCCATTAAAGGTAAACTTGGAAGGCAAGAATGTTATACTTATTGATGATTCAATAGTAAGAGGAACTACTTCAAAACATTTAGTTGAATCTCTAAGACGTGCAGGAGTAAAAGAAATTAGCTTTTTAATTGCATCACCAGGTGTTAAGTATCCATGTTACTTTGGAATAGATACACCTTATAGAAGTGAGCTTGTTGCTGCTAATAATACTGTGGAAGAAATCAGAGATATGATTGGCGCAGATTATTTAGGATATTTAAGTGAAGAAGGCGTTTATAAGAGTTGCGTAGGAAAAGAAGGATTCTGCATGGGATGCTTTAATGGAGTTTATCCAGTTGCCGCACCAGTAGAAAACCAAGTACAATAG
- the purD gene encoding phosphoribosylamine--glycine ligase, whose amino-acid sequence MKILLIGAGGREHALAWKLAKSEKVEKIFVAPGNGGTAIENKCENVNITDICELVKFAQKEIIDLTIVGPEDPLTKGIVNEFKKEGLKIFGPAENGAQLEGSKSFSKEFMKKYGVKTAEYEKFTNVDEALKYLETCPYPTVVKADGLAAGKGVAICANKEEAIIAVKSYMVEDIFNGAGQKIIIEEFLEGVEASILSITDGKTIIPFISGKDHKQIFDGGIGPNTGGMGVLAPNPYVTDNVMKDFEDNIMARTLTGIREEGFDYKGIIFFGIMITEKGTYLLEYNVRMGDPETQSVLYLMESDLVEVIEAALREELDKTTIKWNDGVCINVVLSSGGYPGEFVKGYEISIDEKVRDKVFLAGAKAEDGVLKTNGGRVLSVVGLGKTVEEARIDAYENIKYVTFKDAYCRTDIGIHK is encoded by the coding sequence ATGAAAATTCTCTTAATAGGTGCAGGTGGTAGAGAACATGCTTTAGCTTGGAAACTTGCAAAAAGTGAAAAGGTAGAAAAAATATTTGTTGCACCAGGTAATGGTGGAACTGCAATTGAAAATAAATGTGAAAATGTTAATATAACTGATATTTGTGAGTTAGTTAAATTTGCACAAAAAGAAATAATTGATCTTACAATAGTTGGACCAGAAGATCCTTTGACAAAGGGGATTGTTAATGAGTTTAAAAAAGAAGGATTAAAGATATTTGGGCCAGCTGAAAATGGTGCACAGCTTGAAGGTAGTAAAAGTTTTTCTAAGGAATTTATGAAAAAGTATGGAGTTAAAACTGCAGAATATGAAAAATTTACGAATGTAGATGAAGCACTTAAATACTTAGAAACTTGCCCATATCCAACAGTTGTTAAAGCTGATGGACTAGCTGCTGGAAAAGGTGTTGCTATATGTGCAAATAAAGAAGAAGCAATTATTGCTGTAAAATCATATATGGTAGAGGATATTTTCAATGGTGCAGGTCAAAAGATAATAATCGAAGAATTCCTTGAAGGTGTTGAAGCTTCAATTCTTTCTATAACAGATGGAAAAACAATAATTCCATTTATATCAGGAAAAGACCACAAACAAATATTTGATGGTGGCATTGGCCCTAATACAGGTGGAATGGGAGTTCTAGCTCCAAATCCTTATGTTACAGATAATGTAATGAAAGACTTTGAAGATAATATAATGGCTAGGACTTTAACTGGAATACGCGAAGAAGGCTTTGATTATAAGGGAATTATTTTCTTTGGTATTATGATTACTGAAAAGGGAACTTATCTTTTAGAATATAATGTTAGAATGGGAGATCCTGAAACACAATCAGTTCTTTATTTAATGGAAAGTGATTTAGTAGAAGTGATTGAAGCAGCACTCAGAGAAGAATTAGATAAGACTACTATTAAGTGGAATGATGGAGTTTGTATAAATGTTGTTCTATCATCAGGAGGATATCCAGGGGAATTTGTTAAGGGATATGAAATAAGCATAGATGAAAAAGTAAGAGACAAGGTGTTTTTAGCAGGAGCTAAAGCTGAAGATGGAGTTTTAAAGACAAATGGCGGTAGAGTATTATCAGTTGTTGGTCTTGGAAAAACTGTAGAGGAAGCTAGAATTGATGCATATGAAAACATCAAATATGTAACTTTCAAAGATGCATATTGCAGAACCGATATAGGAATTCATAAATAA
- the purN gene encoding phosphoribosylglycinamide formyltransferase: MFKIAVLVSGGGTDLQSVVDAVENKYINGKIEMVIGSKEGIYALERAQKHNIDTFVVTRREYGEESSDKILELTKGKVDLIVLAGFLAILDGEILKEFDNKIINIHPSLIPSFCGPGMYGLKVHEAVIKSGVRFSGCTVHFVNSEVDGGAILLQEAVPVYFEDDAETLQKRILEKEHIILPKAIKLLSEERIKVINGRVKIEE; encoded by the coding sequence TTGTTTAAAATAGCAGTCTTAGTTTCAGGTGGGGGAACAGACCTTCAATCTGTAGTAGATGCAGTAGAAAATAAATATATTAATGGCAAAATAGAAATGGTTATAGGGAGCAAAGAGGGTATTTATGCCCTCGAAAGAGCCCAAAAACATAATATAGATACTTTTGTTGTAACAAGACGTGAATATGGAGAAGAGTCTTCAGACAAGATATTAGAATTAACAAAGGGGAAAGTTGATTTAATAGTTCTTGCAGGATTTTTAGCAATTTTAGATGGAGAAATATTAAAAGAATTTGATAATAAAATTATAAATATTCATCCATCTTTAATTCCTTCTTTTTGTGGACCTGGAATGTACGGATTGAAGGTTCATGAAGCTGTAATTAAAAGTGGGGTAAGATTTTCAGGGTGTACAGTACACTTTGTAAATTCAGAAGTTGATGGAGGAGCAATACTTCTTCAAGAAGCTGTTCCAGTTTATTTTGAAGATGATGCAGAGACTCTTCAAAAGAGAATATTAGAAAAAGAACATATAATATTACCTAAAGCAATTAAATTACTTAGTGAAGAAAGAATTAAAGTAATTAATGGCAGAGTTAAGATAGAAGAATAA
- the purC gene encoding phosphoribosylaminoimidazolesuccinocarboxamide synthase, whose product MEKLEMLYEGKAKKIYATEKADEVIVYYKDDATAFNGEKKGQIEDKGVMNNEITSILFELLEKKGVKTHFIKKLNEREQLCKKVEIVPLEVIVRNVAAGSMAKRLGLEEGYKLKTTVFEFSYKDDELGDPLINSYHAVAIGAATFEEIDILLAMTAKINDILKEVFAAQNINLIDFKIEFGRMADGTIVLADEISPDTCRFWDATTGEKLDKDRFRRDLGNVKDAYIEILKRISK is encoded by the coding sequence ATGGAAAAATTAGAAATGTTATATGAGGGAAAAGCAAAGAAGATTTACGCTACAGAGAAGGCTGATGAAGTAATTGTATATTACAAAGATGATGCAACAGCATTTAATGGAGAAAAGAAGGGTCAAATTGAAGACAAAGGTGTTATGAATAATGAAATCACTTCAATTTTGTTTGAACTTTTAGAAAAAAAAGGTGTAAAGACTCATTTTATTAAAAAGCTTAACGAGAGAGAACAATTATGTAAAAAGGTTGAAATAGTACCACTTGAAGTAATAGTAAGAAATGTAGCAGCTGGTAGTATGGCTAAAAGATTAGGTCTTGAAGAAGGATATAAACTTAAGACTACAGTATTTGAATTCTCTTACAAAGATGATGAACTAGGAGATCCATTAATAAATAGTTATCATGCTGTAGCAATTGGAGCAGCAACTTTTGAAGAAATAGATATACTTTTAGCTATGACAGCTAAAATAAATGATATACTAAAAGAAGTATTTGCAGCACAAAATATTAACTTAATTGATTTTAAAATTGAATTTGGTAGAATGGCTGATGGAACTATAGTTTTAGCTGATGAAATTTCACCAGATACTTGTAGATTCTGGGATGCGACTACTGGAGAAAAATTAGATAAAGATAGATTCAGAAGAGATTTAGGTAATGTTAAAGATGCTTATATTGAAATATTAAAGAGAATCTCAAAATAA
- the serS gene encoding serine--tRNA ligase, protein MLDLKFVRENPDVVKQNIKNKFQDHKLALVDEVIELDVESRKTQMEADALRQNRKSISKQIGGLMGQGKKEEAESLKDQVNKGAERLSELETLEGELQEKIKDIMMKIPNIIDPSVPIGKDDSANVEIERFGDPFVPEYEIPYHAEIMEKFDGLDLDSARKVAGNGFYYLMGDMARLHSAVISYARDFMIDRGFTYCIPPYMIRSSVVTGVMSFEEMDAMMYKIEGEDLYLIGTSEHSMIGKFIDTILDEKALPQTLTSYSPCFRKEKGAHGIEERGVYRIHQFEKQEMIVVCKPEESKVWFDKLWKDTVDLFRTLDIPVRTLECCSGDLADLKVKSIDVEAWSPRQKKYFEVGSCSNLSDAQARRLKIRADGKDGKYFPHTLNNTVVAPPRMLIAFLENNLNEDGTVNVPEALRPYMGGKSIIK, encoded by the coding sequence ATGTTAGATTTAAAATTTGTAAGAGAGAATCCAGATGTTGTAAAGCAAAACATTAAAAATAAGTTTCAAGATCATAAGCTTGCTTTGGTTGATGAGGTAATAGAGCTTGATGTTGAAAGTAGAAAAACGCAAATGGAAGCAGATGCACTTAGACAAAATAGAAAGTCAATATCTAAGCAAATTGGAGGCTTAATGGGTCAAGGTAAAAAAGAAGAAGCTGAAAGTTTAAAAGATCAAGTTAATAAAGGTGCTGAGCGCCTTAGCGAATTAGAAACTCTTGAAGGTGAATTACAAGAGAAAATCAAAGACATAATGATGAAGATTCCAAACATTATCGATCCATCAGTTCCAATAGGAAAAGATGACAGCGCAAATGTTGAAATTGAACGTTTTGGAGATCCATTTGTACCTGAATATGAAATCCCTTACCATGCAGAAATAATGGAAAAATTCGATGGTCTTGATTTAGACAGTGCAAGAAAAGTTGCTGGTAATGGTTTTTACTACTTAATGGGAGATATGGCAAGACTTCATTCTGCTGTAATTTCATATGCTAGAGATTTTATGATTGATAGAGGATTTACATATTGTATACCACCTTATATGATAAGAAGCAGTGTTGTTACGGGTGTTATGAGTTTCGAAGAAATGGATGCAATGATGTATAAAATTGAAGGTGAAGACTTATACTTAATTGGAACTAGTGAACATTCAATGATTGGTAAGTTTATAGATACTATTTTAGATGAAAAAGCATTACCACAAACATTAACTAGTTATTCACCTTGTTTTAGAAAAGAAAAAGGTGCTCATGGTATTGAAGAAAGAGGAGTATATAGAATACATCAATTTGAAAAACAAGAGATGATAGTTGTATGCAAACCAGAAGAAAGTAAAGTATGGTTTGACAAGCTATGGAAAGATACTGTTGATTTATTCAGAACTTTAGATATTCCAGTAAGAACATTAGAATGTTGTTCTGGTGATCTTGCAGATTTAAAGGTTAAATCTATAGATGTAGAAGCATGGTCTCCTAGACAAAAGAAGTATTTTGAAGTAGGAAGTTGTTCAAATCTTTCAGATGCGCAAGCACGTAGATTAAAGATTCGTGCAGATGGAAAAGATGGAAAGTATTTCCCACATACTTTAAATAATACAGTTGTTGCACCTCCAAGAATGCTTATTGCATTTTTAGAAAATAATCTAAATGAAGATGGAACTGTAAATGTTCCAGAAGCTTTAAGACCATATATGGGTGGAAAAAGTATTATAAAGTAA